Proteins from a single region of Halichoerus grypus chromosome 13, mHalGry1.hap1.1, whole genome shotgun sequence:
- the CABYR gene encoding calcium-binding tyrosine phosphorylation-regulated protein isoform X2: MISSKPRLVVPYGLKTLLEGISRAVLKTNPPNITQFAAFYFKELIVFREGNTSLDIKDLVKQFHQIKVERWSEGTTQEKKAECMKEQVGTSTVSQEPTRMEKSTDTAEDNIAGPLFMNKTTQFPSVHLEVLQEPEETPEAARGSSSKPSTPKGMAPPSSPPPAAVSPEFAYVPADPAQFAAQMLAIAASEAGQPPPYSNMWTLYCLTDMNQQSRPSPPPAPGPFPQATLYLSNPKDPKFLQQPPKVTSPTYVMMDDSKKTSAPPFILVGSNVQEAQDWKPLPGHAVVSQSDALKRYAAVQVPIAVPADQKFQKHTPNPQNGSPPPSGQDVPRPQSPVFLSVAFPVEDVAKKGSGSGDKRTPFGSYGIAGEITVTTAHVRRAET; encoded by the exons ATGATTTCTTCAAAGCCCAGACTTGTCGTACCTTATGGCCTCAAGACTCTGCTTGAAGGAATCAGCAGAGCCGTTCTCAAAACCAACCCGCCAAACATCACCCAGTTcgcagcattttattttaaagaacttattGTGTTTAGAGAAG GGAATACTTCTCTGGATATAAAAGATCTTGTTAAACAATTTCATCAGATTAAAG TAGAGAGGTGGTCAGAAGGAACGACacaagagaagaaagcagaatgTATGAAAGAACAGGTAGGAACATCTACAGTCTCCCAAGAACCTACACGGATGGAGAAATCTACAGACACAGCGGAGGACAATATCGCTGGACCACTGTTTATGAACAAAACCACTCAGTTCCCATCAGTTCACTTGGAGGTGCTCCAGGAACCCGAGGAGACACCCGAAGCAGCTCGTGGTTCCAGCTCGAAACCGTCTACCCCTAAGGGGATGGCCCCACCCTCATCACCACCTCCAGCAGCCGTGTCACCCGAGTTTGCTTATGTCCCAGCGGACCCAGCTCAGTTTGCTGCTCAGATGTTAG ccatAGCAGCAAGCGAAGCAGGACAACCACCACCATACTCTAACATGTGGACCCTTTATTGTCTAACTGATATGAATCAACAAAGTCGCCCATCACCGCCACCTGCACCTGGGCCTTTCCCCCAAGCAACCCTCTATTTATCTAATCCTAAGGATCCAAAGTTTCTGCAGCAGCCACCGAAAGTTACTTCTCCAACTTACGTGATGATGGACGACAGCAAGAAGACCAGTGCCCCACCTTTTATTTTAGTAGGCTCGAATGTTCAGGAAGCTCAGGATTGGAAACCTCTTCCTGGACATGCTGTTGTTTCTCAGTCAGATGCCTTGAAGAGATACGCTGCAGTCCAAGTACCCATTGCTGTTCCTGCCGATCAGAAATTCCAGAAACATACCCCAAACCCCCAGAATGGTAGTCCTCCTCCAAGTGGACAAGATGTCCCCAGGCCACAAAGcccagtttttctttctgttgcatTCCCAGTAGAAGATGTAGCCAAAAAAGGTTCAGGATCGGGTGACAAACGTACTCCCTTTGGAAGTTACGGTATTGCTGGAGAAATAACCGTGACTACTGCCCATGTTCGCAGAGCAGAAACCTAA
- the CABYR gene encoding calcium-binding tyrosine phosphorylation-regulated protein isoform X1, with translation MISSKPRLVVPYGLKTLLEGISRAVLKTNPPNITQFAAFYFKELIVFREGNTSLDIKDLVKQFHQIKVERWSEGTTQEKKAECMKEQVGTSTVSQEPTRMEKSTDTAEDNIAGPLFMNKTTQFPSVHLEVLQEPEETPEAARGSSSKPSTPKGMAPPSSPPPAAVSPEFAYVPADPAQFAAQMLGKVASVHSDRSDVLMVDVATSMPVFSDEVLSSEAAEDARVATPAYSAEGAALQVLSQTAVRVDLGSKLKDDEAEPAAASSFPLQDEQDPPAYDQAPEVPLQADLEVTSFIRISSVYNNEPVTEGVTYVEQIPEHIVIPFTDHVASLKANEPPLSPIHVALATGMSQKPVGSVKPLEEDANYSSVYMEAEAAILLPDPSLKGQPAQFPDAQGSTKAVGSEKPLHVETEFTALVPGNPAQESRGNSAAQEMEAKLVLSGEATTAGLSAARGRAAGGTPPPVPEPEPQGEAALGQGLMEPAIAASEAGQPPPYSNMWTLYCLTDMNQQSRPSPPPAPGPFPQATLYLSNPKDPKFLQQPPKVTSPTYVMMDDSKKTSAPPFILVGSNVQEAQDWKPLPGHAVVSQSDALKRYAAVQVPIAVPADQKFQKHTPNPQNGSPPPSGQDVPRPQSPVFLSVAFPVEDVAKKGSGSGDKRTPFGSYGIAGEITVTTAHVRRAET, from the exons ATGATTTCTTCAAAGCCCAGACTTGTCGTACCTTATGGCCTCAAGACTCTGCTTGAAGGAATCAGCAGAGCCGTTCTCAAAACCAACCCGCCAAACATCACCCAGTTcgcagcattttattttaaagaacttattGTGTTTAGAGAAG GGAATACTTCTCTGGATATAAAAGATCTTGTTAAACAATTTCATCAGATTAAAG TAGAGAGGTGGTCAGAAGGAACGACacaagagaagaaagcagaatgTATGAAAGAACAGGTAGGAACATCTACAGTCTCCCAAGAACCTACACGGATGGAGAAATCTACAGACACAGCGGAGGACAATATCGCTGGACCACTGTTTATGAACAAAACCACTCAGTTCCCATCAGTTCACTTGGAGGTGCTCCAGGAACCCGAGGAGACACCCGAAGCAGCTCGTGGTTCCAGCTCGAAACCGTCTACCCCTAAGGGGATGGCCCCACCCTCATCACCACCTCCAGCAGCCGTGTCACCCGAGTTTGCTTATGTCCCAGCGGACCCAGCTCAGTTTGCTGCTCAGATGTTAGGTAAAGTTGCATCTGTTCATTCTGATCGGTCTGACGTGTTAATGGTGGATGTGGCCACGAGTATGCCTGTGTTTTCCGACGAGGTGCTGAGCTCAGAGGCTGCTGAAGATGCCCGGGTGGCCACTCCTGCGTATTCTGCAGAGGGGGCAGCCCTGCAGGTTCTGAGCCAAACAGCTGTCCGTGTAGATTTGGGTTCTAAACTTAAAGACGATGAAGCTGAACCAGCAGcggcttcctccttccccttgcAGGATGAACAAGACCCTCCTGCTTACGATCAAGCTCCCGAGGTCCCTTTGCAGGCTGATCTTGAGGTCACCTCATTCATTCGCATATCGTCTGTCTATAACAATGAGCCTGTGACTGAAGGAGTTACTTATGTCGAGCAAATACCAGAACACATAGTTATCCCTTTTACTGATCACGTTGCTTCTCTTAAAGCAAATGAGCCACCACTTAGTCCCATTCATGTAGCACTCGCCACAGGCATGTCCCAGAAACCTGTAGGTTCGGTAAAACCGCTGGAGGAGGATGCAAATTATTCCTCAGTATATATGGAAGCAGAAGCAGCCATTCTGCTCCCTGACCCCTCTTTGAAAGGTCAGCCTGCACAGTTCCCGGATGCACAGGGCTCCACCAAAGCAGTAGGCTCTGAAAAACCTCTGCACGTTGAAACGGAGTTCACTGCCCTAGTCCCTGGCAACCCTGCGCAGGAGTCCCGGGGAAACTCTGCAGCCCAGGAGATGGAGGCCAAACTCGTGCTCTCTGGGGAAGCTACCACCGCAGGGCTCTCGGCTGCGCGGGGAAGGGCAGCTGGTGGTACCCCCCCTCCTGTTCCAGAACCCGAACCACAAGGGGAAGCAGCACTCGGACAAGGTTTGATGGAGCCAG ccatAGCAGCAAGCGAAGCAGGACAACCACCACCATACTCTAACATGTGGACCCTTTATTGTCTAACTGATATGAATCAACAAAGTCGCCCATCACCGCCACCTGCACCTGGGCCTTTCCCCCAAGCAACCCTCTATTTATCTAATCCTAAGGATCCAAAGTTTCTGCAGCAGCCACCGAAAGTTACTTCTCCAACTTACGTGATGATGGACGACAGCAAGAAGACCAGTGCCCCACCTTTTATTTTAGTAGGCTCGAATGTTCAGGAAGCTCAGGATTGGAAACCTCTTCCTGGACATGCTGTTGTTTCTCAGTCAGATGCCTTGAAGAGATACGCTGCAGTCCAAGTACCCATTGCTGTTCCTGCCGATCAGAAATTCCAGAAACATACCCCAAACCCCCAGAATGGTAGTCCTCCTCCAAGTGGACAAGATGTCCCCAGGCCACAAAGcccagtttttctttctgttgcatTCCCAGTAGAAGATGTAGCCAAAAAAGGTTCAGGATCGGGTGACAAACGTACTCCCTTTGGAAGTTACGGTATTGCTGGAGAAATAACCGTGACTACTGCCCATGTTCGCAGAGCAGAAACCTAA